A region from the Carassius carassius chromosome 33, fCarCar2.1, whole genome shotgun sequence genome encodes:
- the LOC132114321 gene encoding platelet-derived growth factor receptor beta-like: MKSFSISQLTAMTTGLLLLCLGSSGLELNPGVIQVVLSINSSFSITCSGGSNVTWRFKREEKVPEFHTEKQSPSSSVLRLEQVTWRHTGVYVCSESGTNKSREVAVFVPDPEVWFLENDLVMVTKTRVEGTIPCLVTDPLINVKLYEIDAEIKVEGSYNPSMGYTAALEDKTYKCKGELNGEEKESIPFYVFSIFAPEALDPYINASKTVLKQGEMLNINCTVHAAVLVLFLWDFPNKDAGDIEPFTDVLSSMSMRSSLSITDVSLAGSGQYVCQVHEGVENHKASASINITVLEKGFVALSSDQEDVSAQLGENVELKVEIQAYPKPTIHWSKDGTAIRGHNTIQENETWFVSTLTLVRIRLEQMGLYTVSVQNEDDFKDLTFEVKVQTV, from the exons ATGAAGAGTTTCAGCATTTCCCAACTGACTGCCATGACAACAG GTTTGCTCCTGCTCTGTCTGGGTAGTTCAGGTCTGGAGCTCAATCCCGGCGTCATTCAGGTCGTCCTCTCCATCAACTCCTCCTTCAGCATCACCTGCTCCGGCGGGAGTAATGTCACCTGGCGCTTCAAGCGGGAGGAGAAAGTTCCGGAGTTCCACACCGAGAAGCAAAGTCCCTCCTCCAGCGTTCTCCGTCTGGAGCAGGTGACGTGGAGACACACAGGAGTCTATGTGTGTTCAGAGAGCGGGACAAACAAGTCCAGAGAGGTGGCTGTGTTTGTGCCTG ATCCTGAGGTGTGGTTCCTTGAGAACGATCTTGTCATGGTGACTAAGACGCGAGTGGAAGGCACCATCCCATGTCTGGTAACGGATCCCTTGATAAACGTCAAGCTGTATGAGATAGACGCAGAGATAAAGGTGGAGGGGTCGTACAACCCCAGCATGGGCTACACCGCCGCCCTGGAGGACAAAACCTACAAATGCAAAGGAGAGCTGAACGGAGAGGAGAAAGAGTCCATCCCCTTCTACGTCTTCAGTATATTTG CTCCCGAGGCTCTGGATCCATACATCAACGCCTCCAAAACGGTCCTGAAACAGGGCGAGATGCTGAACATCAACTGCACCGTTCATGCCGCGGTTCTCGTCTTATTCCTTTGGGACTTTCCCAACAAAGAC GCAGGGGACATTGAGCCCTTTACTGATGTCCTGTCGTCCATGAGCATGCGATCCTCTCTCAGCATCACAGACGTATCTCTGGCCGGATCAGGACAGTACGTTTGTCAGGTGCATGAGGGTGTGGAGAATCATAAAGCTTCAGCTAGTATTAACATCACTGTACTGG agAAAGGATTCGTGGCTCTTTCTTCTGATCAGGAGGACGTCTCGGCGCAGCTTGGCGAAAACGTGGAGCTGAAGGTGGAGATCCAGGCGTATCCCAAACCCACCATCCATTGGAGTAAAGACGGCACTGCTATTAGAGGACACAACACAATACAGGAAAATGAGACCTG GTTTGTCAGCACGTTGACCCTGGTCAGGATCCGACTGGAGCAGATGGGTCTCTACACCGTCAGTGTCCAAAACGAAGATGACTTTAAAGACTTGACCTTTGAGGTGAAAGTTCAGACAGTTTGA